The following coding sequences are from one Anaerolineae bacterium window:
- a CDS encoding cyclodeaminase/cyclohydrolase family protein, whose amino-acid sequence MGKTIGQFVAEVSDQHHPMTGVVVAVAAAQAAALGEACMQISFDNQVDKLDWQDVTKRIARMAQLKEGLLERCELETRATIGRAALENAAAPAHDQQFCCESSTEISRLAVKAATLLQDFRPLAFKSVRDDLEITIHLLACTARTALLLLDSYLHTWSNPKLRAEYEPSRNEVENQLKLIRPVTSFENK is encoded by the coding sequence ATGGGAAAAACAATAGGGCAATTTGTGGCCGAAGTAAGCGACCAGCACCACCCGATGACCGGTGTGGTGGTGGCGGTGGCGGCTGCTCAAGCCGCGGCCCTGGGTGAAGCGTGCATGCAAATTAGTTTTGATAATCAAGTTGACAAATTGGATTGGCAGGATGTAACCAAACGCATTGCGCGGATGGCGCAGCTAAAAGAAGGGCTGCTGGAACGGTGTGAATTAGAAACCAGGGCCACTATTGGCCGAGCCGCTTTGGAAAACGCCGCAGCGCCGGCCCACGATCAACAATTTTGCTGCGAAAGCTCAACCGAAATTAGCCGCCTGGCGGTTAAGGCCGCTACCCTCTTGCAAGATTTTAGGCCGTTAGCTTTTAAAAGCGTGCGCGATGATTTGGAAATTACCATCCATTTATTGGCCTGTACCGCCCGTACAGCCCTCTTGTTGTTAGACAGTTATCTGCATACCTGGTCTAATCCCAAGTTGCGCGCCGAATATGAGCCAAGCCGGAATGAGGTGGAAAATCAACTCAAGCTCATCAGGCCGGTTACGAGCTTTGAAAACAAATGA
- a CDS encoding CehA/McbA family metallohydrolase: MSQISGNLVEIVGNLHLHTTASDGTGTHAEVAAAAARAGLDFIVYTDHNTWVDGNEGWYRDSGSGREVLRLMGQEINDEQRQPECDHLLAHFVCQNLQPVAARPQQLIEAVLAANGLCFLAHPLERPGYGGPQAIYPWVDWEISGFTGLELWNTMTEVKWQLRNLARGITGAYLPYWVLRGPFPETLAKWDELLAGGQKVVAIGNADAHGNVYAKGPFRRRIYPYEFLFRAVNTHLLLAQPLARELDQARQQIRQALQQGHCFVSYDLIASSRGFTFTAASGPNQASMGDTLTLSEKATLSVVSPQSAWLRLVQDGQIIAQTKGKSLTWQTDTPGVYRLEAYRRYWGRQRGWVFTNPIYIIPA, from the coding sequence ATGTCTCAAATTTCAGGTAATTTAGTAGAGATAGTGGGCAATCTCCATCTGCATACCACCGCCTCCGACGGGACCGGCACTCACGCCGAAGTGGCCGCGGCGGCGGCGCGGGCCGGGCTTGATTTTATTGTTTACACCGACCACAACACCTGGGTGGACGGCAACGAGGGCTGGTATCGTGATTCCGGCAGCGGGCGGGAAGTTCTGCGACTCATGGGCCAGGAGATCAATGATGAACAGCGCCAGCCGGAATGTGACCATTTGCTGGCTCACTTTGTTTGCCAAAATTTGCAGCCGGTGGCGGCCCGGCCCCAACAACTTATTGAGGCGGTGCTGGCGGCCAACGGCCTTTGTTTTTTGGCCCATCCCCTGGAGCGGCCCGGTTACGGCGGGCCTCAGGCCATTTATCCCTGGGTGGATTGGGAAATTTCCGGTTTTACCGGCCTTGAATTGTGGAACACAATGACCGAAGTCAAGTGGCAACTGCGCAACCTGGCCCGGGGGATTACCGGCGCTTATTTGCCCTATTGGGTTTTGCGCGGCCCTTTTCCCGAAACGCTGGCCAAATGGGATGAGCTATTGGCCGGCGGCCAAAAAGTGGTGGCTATTGGCAATGCGGATGCGCATGGCAATGTGTACGCCAAAGGCCCTTTCCGCCGCCGAATCTATCCTTACGAATTTCTCTTCCGGGCGGTCAACACCCACCTGTTACTTGCCCAACCCCTGGCCCGCGAGCTTGACCAGGCCCGGCAGCAAATTCGCCAGGCCCTCCAACAAGGCCACTGTTTTGTTAGCTACGATCTGATCGCTTCGTCACGGGGCTTCACCTTTACGGCCGCCAGCGGCCCCAACCAGGCCAGCATGGGCGATACCTTGACCCTGTCAGAAAAAGCTACCCTCTCCGTGGTCAGCCCCCAATCGGCCTGGCTGCGCCTGGTGCAAGATGGGCAGATTATTGCCCAAACAAAAGGTAAAAGCCTCACCTGGCAAACCGACACGCCCGGCGTTTATCGCCTTGAAGCTTACCGCCGTTACTGGGGCCGGCAGCGGGGTTGGGTGTTTACCAACCCAATTTATATTATCCCGGCCTGA